The region AAATACCACCCAACGATTTTATGGGGTAAATATAGAGTTCTGAAATTGTCATGGCTTTTTTACTTACATACTCATTCGTGGCAACGGGCTTACGGTCTGGGGCGTAAAATCGCCCTGTTCGTATTTGAATTTTGCGGCCATCGCAATCATAGCGGCATTGTCGGTACAGTATTCGAACTTGGGAATGTAGATGTTCCAGCCCTGTTCTTCGCCAAGTTTTGTCAGCGCCGTTCGCAGCCCGCTGTTGGCCGATACGCCACCGGCCACGGCTATTTCGGTAATTCCGGTTTCGCGGGCGGCTCGCTTCAGTTTAGCCAGTAACATCTGTACCAAAGTGTGCTGGATACTAGCGCAGATGTCGGCCAGGTGCTGGTTTATAAACTCGGGGTTAGTTCTCATGTTGTCGCGCAAAAAGTACATGATCGCCGTTTTAATGCCGCTGAATGAGAAATCCAGATTGGGCATTTCGCTCATTGGAAACTTGTAGGCCAGCGGGTTCCCTTCTTTGGCGTACTTGTCGATCAACGGCCCGCCGGGATAAGGCAAGCCCAGTAATTTTGCCGATTTATCGAAGGCCTCTCCTACGGCATCGTCCAGCGTTTGGCCCATAACACGCATATCGAGGGGAGCGTCGATGCGCACGATCTGTGTGTGCCCCCCGCTCACCGTCAGGCACAGGAACGGGAACGTTGGCTGGCGTGTCTCGATAAAGTGCGCCAATACGTGCGCCTGCATATGATTGACCTCGATGAGCGGGATATTCAGGCCCAGAGCCATCGCTTTGGCAAAGGATGTTCCAACCAGTAGGGAGCCCAGCAAACCGGGTCCACGGGTGAACGCAATGGCCGATAACTCACTTTTTGGTAGATTTGCGTCGGCTAATGCCCGCTCAACAACCGGCAAAATATGTTGCTGGTGTGCCCTTGAGGCCAATTCAGGGACAACTCCTCCGTATTGTTCATGAATTAACTGGGTGGCAATTACGTTCGATAGTATATGCCCGTTGACTAATACAGCCGCCGACGTTTCGTCGCAGGAAGACTCAATGGCTAAAATGTTCACTGTACAAAACTAATGGATAATGATTTCTACAAAAAGAACAATGCAGGATGAGACTAAACCGTTCACTCGTTTATAATGTCTAAGGTTTCGTAAATTCTGTTTATTTGTTGTAGATTAAGCATTTCCACCCCGGATGCGTCAGTTTTTCGCCATATTTCTCAAAACACTGCTTTACCTGGTCCTTACGGTACTAGGTGTGTTTTTGGGCATTTTACTGAGCATTCAACTCCCGGCCGTTCAAACACGACTGGCTCAGAAAGGTGCTGACTGGCTATCGGGAAAGCTCCTTTTTCCGGTAACGCTCGATGGGGTTTCGATTAAATGGTTCGATTCGCTGACGCTCGAAGGCGTGCATATCAACGACCGGCAGGGACGACCCATGATTACGGTGAAACGGCTCGATGCCGATTACAATCTCAAAAACCTGCTCGATTCATCGGCCCATAACATCCACCTGGATGAAGTAGTGCTGTACAAGCCCGACGTTAAAATGATCAAAAATTTGACGAACGGCGACACTAACCTCGACGACTTCATTGCCCGCATCGAAGAACTTACCTCCGACCCTACCAAACCCAGCATTCCGAATCAGAATGTGCCCTTCACCATTGGCCATATTCATCTGGTAGACGGTGCCTATACCCTCGAAGATCCGCGCGAACCCTTCATGCACAACCGCGCCAACTTCGATTACAACCACTTTACACTCCAGCACCTCAACGCCGAGGTTAGCGACTTCCTGGTACTAGGCGATACCATTGCCTTCGTGGCAAAGGGCCTATCGGGCATTGACCGCGACTCCCGGATAAAAATACGGCAGCTCGACACCCATTTTCTGTATTGCAATACCAAAATGGAACTCGGGCGATTATACGCCCACATTGGTAACTCGATCATCCGGAATGAACTGACGTTCCTCTACGATAAACCATCGGCGTTTGGTGATTTTAACAGCCGGGTGCGGCTGTACGCTAACTTCCGCAACAGCAAAGTGGAATCGAAAGACCTGGGGTACTTCTCAGATTACATGCGGGGTCTGAACGAAACCTGGCTCCTGAGCGGCATCTTCACCGGTACGGTTAACGACTTTCAGCTTCGCCGTACCGACCTCCGGTTCGGCCTAAACGGCCGTAGTAAGTTAGCAGGCGATATAGCCTGGAAAGGGCTGCCCGACATGGACCATACAACGGTCAATTTCGCCTTTACGCCCTCGCTGGTTACCATGGCCGATATTCGCCAGTATTACCCTGATTCATCGTTCAACAAAACGATTCAAAAGCTAGGTACCGTTGCGTTCAACGCCACGTTTGCAGGGGCCTTCGATGATTTCAAAACAAAAGGTACCTTCCGAACGGCCATTGGCAGCGTAACCGGCGATCTCGCACTGAAACTCCCAGCCAATGCCGATCTGACGACGTATACGGCGAAACTGAAAAGCGAACGTTTCGATCTTGGCCAGTTATTGAATCAGCCCGACCAGTTTGGTAAACTCGATGGCGAAGGCCGGATGAGTGGCCGGGGCACCGACCTGAAACGCGCCAACATTGATTTCGACGGGACCTTCGGTCAGTTTGGCTGGCAGGGTTACCAGTACCGCAACGTAACGACACGGGGCAATTTGCAGAAAGGTATTTTTCAGGGTGAGTTAGGCGTTCAGGACCCTCATGTGGCTTTTAATCTCGATGGCGAATTTAACCTGAGTGGTCCTCGAAATCGCTACGATTTGCACGGCACCATTAACCATGCCGATTTGCGGGAGCTGGGTTTTCTGCGCGATTCGCTGGAGATTCAAACGAATCTGAATGTACAACTGGAAGGCAGCAAGCTCAACGATATTGTTGGACAGGCCGTCTTTACCAACTCAACACTGACCCTCAATCAGCCCCAGCGTACCCTGGCGGTCAATAAACTCACACTAGCCTCGTCCATCGAACGACGCGCCGGAGCCAGTCCTGATTCAGGTGGTACGCAGCGCTATTTTGACCTCGACTCCGATTTTCTGACGACCCGGCTACAGGGTACGTTCGAGCCGCAGCGTACCATCGATGACCTGACAAAACTGGCAAAGGAGTACCAACTTTATTTTGCGGGAGATGCCGCCGGTATGAAGGCCTATTACGAGCAGAAACAACAGCGGGCTGCACGACTTTCAAAGCGAACAGGGGCCAATGGCACCGGGCGGTATGGCATTGATTACCAGTTCATCTCAAAGAACAGTGCCCCCCTACTGGATTTCTTCCGATCAAAAGTATACATAGCGCCCGACACCCGACTCGAAGGGCGTTTTACGGTCGATAATACATCTTTCCTGACGGCAACGGTTAAAACAGATTCGCTCCGGTTCGGCAAAATAGGGTTCGGACCCAGTGACCTCGATCTGACCACGTCTAAATTCACCTACGGGCAGGACGTTCTGGCATCGGCCATTATTTCATCGAAACGGCAGATGTTCAGTTCCCTCCTGCCCACGCGTAACCTCCAGGCCGAAGCTTTCTGGGATGTCGACCACATTGAGTTCACCAGCCGGGTAGAGCAGGCCGATAGCACCAGCCGGTATGTGAACCGGGCTGACCTGAACGGCGAGCTTCGTTTTAAGGGCGATGCGATTGATTTGACGTTCAACCAGTCGAAACTTCGCGTGCTGGATGGCGACTGGGTACTTAACCCGCAAAGTTTGATTCGAAAAGTTGGCGATGAGTACACGATTCGGGACTTATCACTGCTGAATGAGAATCAGCTTATTCAGGCATCGGGTAAAATATCGGCGGACTCTTCCCAGCACCTGGCCGTAGAAGCCCAGAACTTTCTGCTGGCCTCGCTTAACCCCCTCCTCAACACTACCCTCGGCGGTACGCTCAACGGGTCGATGGCCATTCGGAATTTGTATGACACGCCCATTATCGAAAGCGCTTTATCCGTCAGAGCCTTATCGTACGAAAACGCACTGATTGGCGACGTTCGGGGACAGGGCGAATGGGACCAGCAAGCCCAACGACTCAATGTCGATGCCCGGGTAAACCGCGAAGGAACCGACGTGGTCATTCTGTCGGGTAACTACACCCCCCAGCAGAAGACAAACCCAATGGCGATGAGCGCAACGGTGAACAATGCCGATCTAGCCTTGCTGGAGCCGTTTACTAAAGGGCTGTTTTCCAACCTCGGCGGAATCGCCAGCGGCATTGTCTATGTTACCGGCAAACCCGCCGTACCGATCCTGAAGGGCGAAGTAGCCATCAAAGGAGG is a window of Spirosoma linguale DSM 74 DNA encoding:
- a CDS encoding protein of unknown function DUF490 (PFAM: protein of unknown function DUF490~KEGG: bcs:BCAN_A0050 hypothetical protein); translation: MRQFFAIFLKTLLYLVLTVLGVFLGILLSIQLPAVQTRLAQKGADWLSGKLLFPVTLDGVSIKWFDSLTLEGVHINDRQGRPMITVKRLDADYNLKNLLDSSAHNIHLDEVVLYKPDVKMIKNLTNGDTNLDDFIARIEELTSDPTKPSIPNQNVPFTIGHIHLVDGAYTLEDPREPFMHNRANFDYNHFTLQHLNAEVSDFLVLGDTIAFVAKGLSGIDRDSRIKIRQLDTHFLYCNTKMELGRLYAHIGNSIIRNELTFLYDKPSAFGDFNSRVRLYANFRNSKVESKDLGYFSDYMRGLNETWLLSGIFTGTVNDFQLRRTDLRFGLNGRSKLAGDIAWKGLPDMDHTTVNFAFTPSLVTMADIRQYYPDSSFNKTIQKLGTVAFNATFAGAFDDFKTKGTFRTAIGSVTGDLALKLPANADLTTYTAKLKSERFDLGQLLNQPDQFGKLDGEGRMSGRGTDLKRANIDFDGTFGQFGWQGYQYRNVTTRGNLQKGIFQGELGVQDPHVAFNLDGEFNLSGPRNRYDLHGTINHADLRELGFLRDSLEIQTNLNVQLEGSKLNDIVGQAVFTNSTLTLNQPQRTLAVNKLTLASSIERRAGASPDSGGTQRYFDLDSDFLTTRLQGTFEPQRTIDDLTKLAKEYQLYFAGDAAGMKAYYEQKQQRAARLSKRTGANGTGRYGIDYQFISKNSAPLLDFFRSKVYIAPDTRLEGRFTVDNTSFLTATVKTDSLRFGKIGFGPSDLDLTTSKFTYGQDVLASAIISSKRQMFSSLLPTRNLQAEAFWDVDHIEFTSRVEQADSTSRYVNRADLNGELRFKGDAIDLTFNQSKLRVLDGDWVLNPQSLIRKVGDEYTIRDLSLLNENQLIQASGKISADSSQHLAVEAQNFLLASLNPLLNTTLGGTLNGSMAIRNLYDTPIIESALSVRALSYENALIGDVRGQGEWDQQAQRLNVDARVNREGTDVVILSGNYTPQQKTNPMAMSATVNNADLALLEPFTKGLFSNLGGIASGIVYVTGKPAVPILKGEVAIKGGRGRFDYLKADFSFDDKIYFGENEIITRQLTLRDPQGNTALLRGGVYHNGFRSFTLGFDADFKNFKIMNTASPDNDAFYGQAVVTGKAELYGPTNNLTIRANVTSNKGTRIYIPLDGATSVAADEQIRFVDRTASLMPGKPGSQTATKSESDIDLSRIQMDFNFDITPDAYCEIQLDRQTGDIISAYGQGRVAMKVDTKGDFTMTGNYDIQKGEYTFTFQNIINKRFQIRPNSRITWTGDPYGALLDVTAAYTQYTSLAPLLYTSGTSSRADQSRRYPVDLVIKLNGELGAPAISYDLDIKEYPSSSDFRQAVTAFESRIQSNDQELTRQVSSVLLFNQLLSEGTSLFDQGQVNTGVANSVSELISNQISRLASNLNENLDVGVSFGGFTSGTQNENLLNNLQLRFSYRLLNDRLRISRDGGFTYGQSQYNAASLLGEWTLEYFITSDGRLRAKVYNRNQQSILSQTSLNSTITTGGGMSLLYTRSFNRLFGGKRVTPGLTPTKSGDEPASTPSPVSTFNVNGRSTIR
- a CDS encoding metalloendopeptidase, glycoprotease family (KEGG: pca:Pcar_1850 putative O-sialoglycoprotein endopeptidase~TIGRFAM: metalloendopeptidase, glycoprotease family~PFAM: peptidase M22 glycoprotease), encoding MNILAIESSCDETSAAVLVNGHILSNVIATQLIHEQYGGVVPELASRAHQQHILPVVERALADANLPKSELSAIAFTRGPGLLGSLLVGTSFAKAMALGLNIPLIEVNHMQAHVLAHFIETRQPTFPFLCLTVSGGHTQIVRIDAPLDMRVMGQTLDDAVGEAFDKSAKLLGLPYPGGPLIDKYAKEGNPLAYKFPMSEMPNLDFSFSGIKTAIMYFLRDNMRTNPEFINQHLADICASIQHTLVQMLLAKLKRAARETGITEIAVAGGVSANSGLRTALTKLGEEQGWNIYIPKFEYCTDNAAMIAMAAKFKYEQGDFTPQTVSPLPRMSM